A genomic stretch from Paenibacillus thermoaerophilus includes:
- a CDS encoding thiazole synthase, which yields MSDTLKIGPYEFKSRLLLGTGKFEDMQVQARAVELSEAEILTFAIRRLPVDNPDAPNFLESLDLKSFKLLPNTAGAYTVEECVRIARLARASGLCDMIKVEVIGDPRTLLPDPIGTLEATKILVDEGFIVLPYTNDDPILARKLQEAGAAAVMPGASPIGSGQGIINPNNLRFIIEEAKVPVIVDAGIGAPSDAALAMELGADGVLLNTAVSGAKDPALMAQAFKLAVQAGRQGYLAGRIPKKRYATASSPAEGIIE from the coding sequence ATGAGCGACACGCTTAAAATCGGACCGTACGAATTCAAATCGCGCCTGCTTCTGGGAACAGGCAAATTCGAAGACATGCAGGTGCAGGCGCGCGCCGTAGAGCTCTCCGAGGCGGAGATCTTGACCTTTGCCATTCGGCGGCTGCCCGTCGACAACCCGGATGCGCCGAACTTTCTGGAGAGCCTCGATCTGAAATCTTTCAAGCTGCTGCCGAATACGGCCGGAGCCTATACCGTCGAAGAATGCGTGCGCATCGCCCGGCTCGCCCGCGCGTCGGGCCTGTGCGACATGATCAAGGTGGAAGTGATCGGCGACCCGCGCACGCTGCTGCCCGATCCGATCGGCACACTGGAAGCGACCAAAATTCTTGTGGACGAAGGCTTTATCGTTCTGCCTTATACGAATGACGATCCGATTCTTGCCCGCAAGCTGCAGGAAGCGGGAGCGGCCGCGGTTATGCCGGGCGCGTCCCCGATCGGTTCCGGTCAAGGCATTATCAATCCGAACAATCTGCGCTTTATCATTGAAGAAGCCAAAGTGCCGGTTATCGTCGACGCCGGCATCGGAGCGCCTTCGGACGCCGCATTGGCGATGGAGCTTGGCGCGGACGGCGTGCTGCTGAACACCGCTGTATCCGGAGCCAAAGATCCGGCGCTGATGGCGCAGGCGTTCAAGCTGGCCGTGCAGGCGGGAAGGCAAGGCTACCTCGCGGGCCGCATCCCCAAGAAACGGTACGCGACGGCAAGCAGCCCGGCCGAAGGCATCATTGAATAA
- the thiS gene encoding sulfur carrier protein ThiS: MRLKVNGEWREVGEVRNVEQLLASFGLQNKILVVELNRTIVERGTYADTALAEGDQVEIVHFVGGG; this comes from the coding sequence GTGCGGCTCAAGGTGAACGGAGAATGGCGCGAAGTTGGCGAAGTCCGCAACGTCGAGCAATTGCTCGCAAGTTTCGGTCTTCAGAATAAAATACTGGTCGTCGAGCTCAATCGTACGATCGTCGAACGGGGAACTTACGCCGACACGGCGCTGGCCGAAGGCGACCAAGTGGAGATCGTGCATTTCGTGGGAGGCGGTTGA
- a CDS encoding nucleotidyltransferase-like protein: MRAIMEEYRQQLRNRPDVVGLLAVTNQESYSPVIDGFDLLLFVVSDSDGQIPSILHYSKDGYRIQERWSTLAEIRSWLEGAPHRDIVQWLLQGEILEDRDGCLRQLRERLGNFGDEMRERRLFYEFASFLKSYLQAKQYIQQGHYLDAYSNVLDALHHWARIAIVEMGSHPELTVWRQLRQINPGVYKLYEELTHSSESLEQRLRLVLLACEFSVMSKMERCCALLLRLLKSRETPWRADELRRHPELAGVDIDLNLVLGKLERKGLIREVAVARDEWLTALEIQYACR; this comes from the coding sequence TTGCGGGCGATCATGGAGGAATACAGGCAACAACTGCGGAACAGACCGGATGTGGTTGGTCTGCTTGCGGTAACGAATCAAGAATCGTACAGTCCTGTAATCGACGGGTTTGATCTGCTTTTGTTTGTCGTTTCGGACAGCGACGGACAGATCCCATCCATCCTTCATTATAGTAAAGACGGATATCGCATACAAGAACGCTGGTCGACGTTGGCGGAAATACGCTCTTGGCTGGAGGGCGCTCCTCATCGCGATATCGTCCAATGGCTGCTGCAAGGAGAAATTTTGGAGGACCGCGACGGCTGCCTGCGGCAGCTCCGGGAACGGCTCGGAAATTTCGGCGACGAGATGCGGGAACGCCGGCTTTTTTACGAATTCGCCTCGTTCCTCAAAAGTTATCTGCAAGCCAAACAATACATCCAGCAAGGGCACTACCTGGATGCTTACAGCAATGTGCTGGACGCGCTTCATCACTGGGCGCGGATCGCGATCGTCGAGATGGGCAGCCATCCCGAGCTGACCGTATGGCGGCAGCTTCGCCAGATCAATCCCGGCGTATACAAGCTGTACGAGGAGCTGACGCACAGCTCCGAATCGTTGGAGCAGCGGCTCCGGCTGGTGCTGCTCGCCTGCGAATTTTCCGTCATGTCCAAGATGGAGCGCTGCTGCGCGTTGCTGCTGCGCCTGTTGAAAAGCAGGGAGACCCCGTGGCGGGCGGACGAGCTGCGGCGGCATCCCGAATTAGCGGGTGTGGACATCGACCTGAACCTCGTGCTGGGCAAGCTTGAGCGCAAGGGGCTGATCCGCGAGGTGGCCGTGGCGAGGGACGAGTGGCTGACCGCTTTGGAAATCCAGTATGCTTGCCGCTGA
- a CDS encoding DUF2614 family zinc ribbon-containing protein: MFNRSSKINEFRTWGLLLTMAGMGTMVLGTAGVVFLGGAIGKFIAGIFLVIGMIVLLGSVAVYFWAGMMSTSATVIECPECSKPTKMIGMTDRCMFCNTILSYDPRYAPEDAAPSGTDAAEAAPPSKS; this comes from the coding sequence GTGTTCAACAGATCCAGCAAAATCAACGAATTCCGCACATGGGGCCTGCTCCTTACGATGGCCGGCATGGGCACGATGGTGCTCGGCACCGCCGGCGTCGTTTTTTTGGGAGGCGCAATCGGCAAATTCATCGCGGGCATCTTTCTTGTGATCGGGATGATCGTCCTGCTCGGCAGCGTGGCCGTTTATTTCTGGGCGGGCATGATGTCCACCAGCGCCACGGTGATCGAATGCCCCGAGTGCTCGAAGCCGACCAAAATGATCGGCATGACCGACCGATGCATGTTCTGCAACACCATCCTCAGCTACGATCCGCGTTACGCTCCCGAGGATGCCGCTCCGTCCGGCACCGATGCCGCCGAAGCGGCGCCGCCGTCGAAATCATAG
- a CDS encoding glycosyl hydrolase family 18 protein: MPHHKRFAGRADDQSKPRGGRKRRSGCLSMSLGFLTLCLAAAAGIWHWVSSQPEQYVNPDWVGQEKPVFYRGDRLDHSALDSGEALKLALTDLQKLIDPGLVYEEASKSVILTTKDKVIRMQTDQLTATVNDKPFELQYPAVVQDEDVYVPLAPIAEWYGLSWKEHNRTGAVRLFKAGDVLQKGQVRTDENKPERVFRLREAPGKREAILADVPQGTELHIWGEENGWYRVQMDNGYIGYMNKSDVVLSGTETVPPVKTEAPKTPWKPTGGKIVMAWEHVVNKNPDTKSIPAMAGVNVVSPTWFHLKDGQGNLTNKADPAYVQWARGRGLQVWALFSNSFDPAITSEALATYDKRMKMIRQLVAFAQTYKLQGINIDFENVNLSDKDRLTQFVREMAPLLREQGLVVSIDVTVKDGSDNWSRFLDRPALAEAVDYMMVMAYDEHWASSPKSGSVSSLGWTESKGIVQLLEEDGIPPSKLVLGVPFYTRIWTEKPDAGGKVKVSSKAVGMETVRKLLADKGLKPVFLPDIGQNYVEYEENGALNRIWIEDEVSMTARAELVRKYDLAGIAAWRRGFEIPDIWGVIEETLKEKP, encoded by the coding sequence ATGCCACATCACAAACGATTCGCGGGCCGTGCCGACGACCAATCGAAGCCCCGCGGAGGACGGAAGCGCAGAAGCGGCTGCCTGTCGATGTCGCTAGGTTTCCTGACGCTTTGTCTCGCGGCGGCGGCCGGGATCTGGCATTGGGTTTCGTCGCAGCCCGAACAATATGTCAATCCGGATTGGGTCGGGCAGGAGAAGCCGGTTTTTTATCGGGGAGACCGTCTGGATCATTCCGCTTTGGATTCCGGGGAAGCGCTTAAACTGGCGTTGACGGATTTGCAGAAGCTGATCGATCCCGGACTCGTCTACGAGGAAGCGAGCAAGTCGGTAATATTGACGACGAAGGACAAAGTCATCCGCATGCAGACCGACCAGTTGACGGCGACGGTGAACGACAAGCCGTTTGAGCTTCAATATCCGGCTGTCGTGCAGGACGAGGACGTCTACGTGCCTCTCGCCCCGATTGCGGAATGGTACGGCCTCAGTTGGAAGGAGCATAACCGGACGGGAGCCGTGCGTCTGTTCAAGGCTGGGGATGTCCTTCAGAAAGGTCAGGTTCGAACGGATGAGAATAAGCCGGAGCGCGTCTTCCGGTTAAGGGAGGCTCCGGGGAAGCGCGAGGCGATTCTCGCCGACGTTCCGCAGGGAACGGAGCTGCATATCTGGGGCGAGGAAAACGGCTGGTACCGCGTGCAGATGGACAACGGCTATATCGGCTACATGAATAAATCGGACGTCGTTTTATCCGGCACGGAAACCGTGCCCCCGGTCAAGACCGAGGCGCCGAAAACGCCCTGGAAGCCGACGGGGGGCAAAATCGTAATGGCGTGGGAGCATGTGGTCAACAAAAACCCCGACACGAAGTCGATCCCCGCCATGGCCGGCGTGAATGTGGTCAGCCCGACGTGGTTCCATCTGAAGGACGGTCAAGGCAACCTGACGAACAAGGCCGATCCCGCTTATGTGCAGTGGGCGCGCGGCCGGGGCCTGCAGGTGTGGGCGCTGTTCTCGAACAGCTTCGATCCTGCGATAACCTCGGAAGCCTTGGCCACTTACGACAAGCGAATGAAAATGATCCGTCAACTGGTGGCCTTTGCGCAGACGTATAAGCTGCAAGGCATCAACATCGATTTTGAAAACGTCAACTTGTCCGACAAAGACCGGCTCACCCAGTTCGTCCGCGAAATGGCGCCGTTGCTTCGCGAGCAAGGGCTTGTCGTCAGCATCGACGTGACGGTCAAGGACGGTTCGGACAACTGGTCCAGATTTCTCGATCGTCCGGCTCTGGCCGAGGCCGTCGACTATATGATGGTGATGGCTTACGACGAGCACTGGGCGTCCAGCCCCAAGTCCGGTTCGGTGTCTTCCCTGGGATGGACGGAGTCCAAGGGTATCGTGCAGCTTCTGGAGGAGGACGGCATCCCCCCGTCGAAGCTGGTTTTGGGCGTGCCGTTCTATACACGGATCTGGACGGAGAAGCCCGACGCCGGCGGCAAGGTCAAAGTCAGCTCCAAAGCGGTAGGCATGGAGACGGTCCGCAAGCTGTTGGCGGACAAAGGATTGAAGCCCGTCTTCCTGCCGGACATCGGGCAAAACTATGTGGAGTACGAGGAGAACGGCGCGCTGAACCGGATCTGGATCGAGGACGAAGTTTCGATGACCGCAAGGGCGGAGCTGGTGCGCAAATACGATTTGGCGGGAATCGCGGCTTGGCGCCGGGGATTCGAGATTCCCGACATATGGGGCGTCATCGAGGAAACGTTGAAGGAAAAGCCATAA
- the perR gene encoding peroxide-responsive transcriptional repressor PerR, with translation MTKSEQALEKLKHVGVRMTPQRHAILNYMLSTMTHPTADEIYRALEHRFPNMSVATVYNNLKVFIEAGLVRELTYGDDSSRFEADMSDHYHAICENCGKIVDFDHPPVTEIERSAAASTGFLVRGHRLEVYGLCPDCARQEGEGMTH, from the coding sequence ATGACGAAATCCGAACAAGCTCTCGAAAAATTGAAGCACGTCGGGGTCCGGATGACTCCGCAGCGCCACGCGATTTTGAATTACATGCTTAGCACGATGACCCACCCGACGGCCGACGAGATTTATCGCGCGCTGGAGCACCGGTTTCCGAACATGAGCGTGGCGACCGTTTACAATAATTTGAAGGTGTTTATCGAAGCGGGACTCGTTCGCGAGTTGACGTATGGGGACGATTCCAGCCGGTTCGAAGCGGATATGTCCGATCATTATCATGCTATTTGCGAGAACTGCGGCAAAATCGTCGATTTCGATCATCCGCCCGTCACGGAGATTGAGCGCAGCGCGGCGGCAAGCACCGGCTTTTTGGTCAGGGGACACCGTCTTGAGGTGTACGGCTTGTGCCCGGATTGCGCCCGGCAGGAAGGCGAAGGGATGACGCATTAA
- a CDS encoding DUF4097 family beta strand repeat-containing protein: MKIGRLTAALLLLSTGILLLLQQLTGDSWISYLGHWWPAAVIALGVEWLVLAALPPKSGAPSRRIDIGGLAVAVILAMGIYGYSQSKDGFSMPDWIPVFSSVAQETGSPARTWNETIGLPAGIKSVWVANETGNVTIRKGDVQDLVIDAAVYVDQLEESKIGEVAESAKVTGRAEGDRLRIAVEAPKYHSSFFGFSRKARVNLVLTVPDDRELDWDLELVNGKIAASELPVAERFNARTTNGSIQLSGLDGQVSANTTNGDIALLGVRGEASAETTNGEVKAEAVDGNLELKSTNGRIQAADVRGDAELRTTNGEIKLNGVTGKLNARTVNGDLHVDSPEVGGDWQLKTNNGTIELLLPRDGSYRVKGESRWAETDLNLLEDRGDISGEVGGGRYLIEAETNIRLYVKGRN; the protein is encoded by the coding sequence GTGAAAATCGGCAGACTGACAGCGGCGCTCCTGCTGTTGTCGACCGGCATTTTATTGCTGTTGCAGCAGTTGACAGGGGATTCGTGGATTTCATATTTGGGACATTGGTGGCCGGCGGCCGTTATCGCGCTCGGAGTGGAATGGCTCGTGCTGGCGGCATTGCCGCCCAAATCGGGGGCTCCCAGCCGCCGCATCGATATTGGCGGTCTGGCGGTCGCGGTTATATTGGCGATGGGAATTTACGGGTATTCGCAGTCCAAGGACGGCTTCTCCATGCCCGATTGGATTCCGGTATTCAGTTCGGTCGCCCAGGAGACGGGTTCGCCCGCGCGGACGTGGAACGAGACGATCGGGCTGCCCGCCGGGATCAAGTCCGTATGGGTTGCGAATGAAACCGGCAATGTGACGATTCGCAAGGGAGACGTCCAGGACCTCGTCATTGACGCGGCGGTATACGTCGATCAACTGGAAGAGTCGAAAATAGGCGAGGTGGCCGAGTCGGCCAAAGTTACCGGCCGCGCGGAGGGCGACCGGCTGCGGATTGCGGTGGAAGCGCCGAAGTATCATTCCAGCTTTTTTGGCTTTAGTCGCAAGGCTCGCGTCAACCTGGTGCTGACCGTGCCGGATGACCGCGAACTGGATTGGGATCTGGAGCTTGTCAACGGGAAAATCGCCGCAAGCGAGCTGCCGGTGGCCGAGCGGTTCAACGCCCGCACGACCAACGGCTCGATTCAACTGTCCGGCCTGGACGGTCAAGTGTCGGCGAACACGACGAACGGAGACATCGCGCTGCTTGGGGTTCGCGGAGAAGCGAGCGCGGAGACGACCAACGGCGAAGTGAAAGCGGAGGCCGTCGACGGCAATCTCGAGCTCAAGTCAACCAACGGCCGGATTCAGGCTGCGGACGTCCGGGGCGACGCCGAGCTTCGCACGACCAACGGGGAGATCAAGCTGAACGGGGTGACGGGAAAGCTGAACGCCCGAACCGTAAACGGCGATCTGCACGTCGACTCCCCTGAAGTGGGCGGAGATTGGCAACTCAAGACGAACAACGGCACCATCGAGCTGCTGCTGCCCCGCGACGGCAGCTACCGGGTCAAGGGCGAGTCCCGTTGGGCCGAGACGGATCTGAATCTGCTGGAGGACAGAGGCGACATCAGCGGCGAAGTCGGCGGCGGCCGTTACTTGATCGAGGCGGAGACAAACATCCGATTGTACGTAAAAGGACGGAATTGA
- a CDS encoding MgtC/SapB family protein, producing MNPWVISPFDVTIRLVVAIALGGLVGWEREHNNHAAGFRTHILVCLGSTLIMLLSIYGFSDFVNEPSVQTDPARLAANVITGIGFLGAGTILYNGMSITGLTTAASLWVVAAIGLAVGAGFYYPAAVTTVSVLVCLWFLNKVEHRWMKAKRIHRLRLVATDSPGLLTALSEAMSRSGVELRQLTAAELEERSAAEGRSLVKITLTVKLLKPKQLYRLLDELRERSDVIEVESD from the coding sequence ATGAATCCGTGGGTCATCAGTCCGTTTGATGTCACGATCCGGTTGGTGGTCGCCATCGCGCTTGGAGGGTTGGTCGGCTGGGAACGGGAACATAACAATCACGCCGCGGGTTTTCGCACGCATATCCTCGTATGCCTCGGCTCCACGCTTATTATGCTGCTCTCCATTTACGGCTTCTCCGATTTCGTCAATGAGCCGAGCGTTCAGACGGACCCGGCGCGCCTGGCGGCGAACGTCATTACGGGCATCGGCTTTCTCGGGGCGGGCACGATTCTGTACAACGGCATGTCGATTACCGGTCTGACGACGGCCGCGTCCTTATGGGTCGTGGCGGCGATCGGTCTTGCCGTGGGCGCCGGATTTTATTATCCCGCGGCCGTGACGACCGTGTCCGTGCTTGTCTGCCTGTGGTTCCTCAACAAGGTGGAGCACCGCTGGATGAAGGCCAAGCGAATTCACCGGCTTCGCCTCGTCGCGACGGATTCTCCGGGGTTGCTGACGGCATTGTCCGAGGCCATGAGCCGTTCCGGCGTCGAGCTGCGCCAGCTTACGGCGGCGGAACTGGAGGAGCGCAGCGCAGCCGAAGGGCGAAGCCTCGTGAAAATTACACTGACGGTCAAGCTGCTCAAGCCGAAGCAGTTGTACCGGCTGTTGGACGAACTTCGGGAACGGTCCGACGTGATCGAGGTGGAGTCGGATTGA
- the gatB gene encoding Asp-tRNA(Asn)/Glu-tRNA(Gln) amidotransferase subunit GatB has translation MTAHPRNKRYETVIGLEVHVELHTKSKIFCGCSTEFGAPPNTHTCPVCLGHPGVLPVLNRQALEFAMKAAMALNCEIASETKFDRKNYFYPDSPKAYQISQYDQPIGRNGWIDIEVNGETKRIGITRLHLEEDAGKLTHVDGGYASLVDFNRVGTPLVEIVSEPDIRSPEEARAYLEKLRAIMQYCEVSDVKMEEGSMRCDANISIRPWGQKEFGTRAELKNMNSFRGVLRALEYEEERQADLLDAGEEVVQETRRWDEGQGKTFSMRSKEEAHDYRYFPDPDLVHVFIDEEWKERVRATIPELPDARRARYQSEYGLPAYDAGVITSSKKLADLFEQSLNHTKDAKAVSNWIMGDLLGYLNQNGLEFDQVKITGQGLGEMIGLIENGTISTKIAKTVFKNMLETGKLPKQIVEEQGLVQISDEGAILAIVDKVIEGNPQSVADYKAGKEKAIGFLVGQVMKESRGKANPGLVNKLIVERLKG, from the coding sequence ATGACAGCCCATCCGAGAAACAAACGCTACGAAACCGTCATCGGTCTGGAGGTGCACGTCGAGCTGCACACGAAAAGCAAAATTTTCTGCGGCTGCTCGACGGAATTCGGCGCCCCGCCGAATACGCATACGTGTCCCGTATGCCTCGGCCATCCGGGCGTGCTGCCCGTGCTTAACCGCCAGGCGCTCGAATTTGCGATGAAAGCGGCGATGGCGCTGAATTGCGAGATCGCGTCGGAGACCAAGTTCGACCGCAAAAACTATTTTTACCCGGATTCGCCCAAGGCGTACCAGATCTCGCAATACGACCAGCCGATCGGCCGGAACGGCTGGATCGACATCGAAGTGAACGGGGAAACGAAGCGCATCGGCATCACCCGTCTGCATCTGGAGGAGGACGCCGGCAAGCTGACGCACGTCGACGGGGGCTACGCCTCGCTGGTCGATTTCAACCGCGTCGGCACTCCGCTCGTGGAGATCGTGTCCGAGCCGGACATCCGCTCGCCGGAGGAAGCGCGCGCTTATCTGGAGAAGCTGCGGGCGATTATGCAATATTGCGAAGTGTCCGACGTAAAAATGGAAGAGGGGTCCATGCGCTGCGACGCCAACATTTCCATCCGTCCTTGGGGGCAGAAGGAATTCGGCACGCGCGCGGAGCTCAAAAACATGAATTCGTTCCGGGGCGTGCTGCGCGCTCTGGAATATGAGGAAGAACGCCAGGCGGACCTGCTTGACGCGGGCGAAGAAGTGGTGCAGGAGACGCGCCGCTGGGACGAGGGGCAGGGCAAGACATTCTCGATGCGCTCCAAGGAAGAAGCGCACGATTACCGTTATTTCCCCGATCCGGACCTGGTCCACGTGTTCATCGACGAAGAATGGAAAGAACGCGTCCGCGCGACCATTCCCGAGCTGCCGGACGCCCGCCGCGCGCGCTACCAGAGCGAGTACGGCCTGCCGGCGTACGACGCGGGCGTCATCACGTCGTCCAAGAAGCTGGCCGACCTGTTCGAGCAGAGCCTGAACCACACGAAGGACGCCAAGGCGGTCTCCAACTGGATTATGGGCGATCTGCTCGGATATTTGAACCAAAACGGCCTGGAATTCGACCAGGTGAAAATTACCGGCCAGGGGCTCGGCGAGATGATCGGCCTGATCGAGAACGGCACGATCAGCACGAAGATCGCGAAGACGGTATTCAAAAACATGCTCGAAACCGGCAAGCTGCCCAAGCAAATCGTCGAGGAGCAAGGTCTGGTGCAGATCAGCGACGAAGGGGCCATCCTGGCGATCGTCGACAAGGTGATCGAGGGAAATCCGCAGTCCGTCGCCGACTACAAGGCCGGCAAAGAGAAGGCGATCGGCTTCCTCGTCGGCCAGGTGATGAAGGAATCCCGCGGCAAAGCGAATCCGGGACTTGTCAATAAGCTGATCGTCGAGCGGTTGAAGGGTTGA
- the gatA gene encoding Asp-tRNA(Asn)/Glu-tRNA(Gln) amidotransferase subunit GatA, translated as MGLFDSKLSEIHNRLHARDISVTDLVDASFARIAEVEERVKAFLTLDEEGARRTAAELDKQLAAGGERGLLFGLPAGLKDNIVTEGLRTTCASRFLGNYDPIYDATVVRKLKDAQSVTIGKLNMDEFAMGGSNENSAFHATRNPWNADYVPGGSSGGSAAAVAAGEVYFALGSDTGGSIRQPAAYCGVVGLKPTYGLVSRFGLVAFASSLDQIGPLTKNVEDAAYVLQAIAGHDERDSTSAQVRIPDYISALTGDVKGLRIAVPKEYFGEGVSSEVKSAVQASLKVFESLGATWEEVSLPHTEYAVATYYLLASSEASSNLARYDGVRYGVRSSDADNLLDVYLNSRSEGFGPEVKRRIMLGTYALSSGYYDAYYLKAQKVRTLIKRDFDQVFENYDLILSPTAPTTAFKLGEQVDDPLTMYLNDILTIPVNLAGIPAISIPCGLASNGLPIGLQLMGRAFDESTVLRAAHAFEQHTDHHKLRPQL; from the coding sequence GTGGGACTGTTTGATTCGAAATTATCGGAAATCCATAACCGGCTGCATGCCCGGGACATCAGCGTAACGGATTTGGTCGACGCTTCGTTCGCGCGTATCGCCGAAGTCGAAGAGCGGGTGAAAGCGTTTCTGACGCTCGATGAGGAGGGTGCGCGCCGTACGGCCGCCGAGCTGGACAAGCAGTTGGCTGCCGGCGGCGAGCGGGGCTTGCTGTTCGGGCTGCCGGCCGGCCTCAAGGACAACATCGTGACCGAAGGGCTGCGCACGACCTGCGCCAGCCGTTTTCTCGGCAACTATGACCCGATCTACGACGCGACGGTCGTGCGCAAGCTGAAGGACGCGCAATCCGTCACGATCGGCAAGCTGAACATGGACGAGTTCGCCATGGGCGGCTCCAACGAAAATTCCGCGTTCCACGCGACGCGCAATCCGTGGAACGCCGACTATGTGCCGGGCGGCTCCAGCGGCGGTTCCGCAGCGGCCGTCGCGGCCGGCGAAGTCTACTTCGCGCTCGGGTCGGATACGGGCGGCTCGATCCGCCAGCCCGCCGCTTACTGCGGCGTCGTCGGCTTGAAGCCGACGTACGGCCTCGTCTCGCGGTTCGGCCTCGTCGCCTTTGCTTCGTCGCTCGACCAGATCGGGCCGCTGACCAAAAACGTCGAGGACGCCGCCTACGTGCTGCAGGCGATCGCCGGACACGACGAACGGGACTCCACGTCCGCCCAGGTGCGGATTCCGGATTACATCTCCGCTTTGACCGGCGATGTCAAAGGCTTGCGGATCGCCGTGCCGAAGGAGTATTTCGGCGAAGGCGTATCGTCCGAGGTAAAGTCGGCCGTTCAGGCGTCGCTGAAGGTGTTCGAATCGCTCGGCGCGACCTGGGAAGAAGTGTCCTTGCCGCATACGGAATATGCGGTGGCGACGTATTATCTGCTCGCTTCCTCGGAAGCCTCGTCGAACCTCGCCCGTTACGACGGCGTCCGCTACGGCGTGCGGTCGTCCGACGCCGACAATCTGCTGGACGTCTACCTGAATTCCCGCAGCGAAGGCTTCGGACCGGAAGTGAAGCGCCGGATCATGCTGGGCACGTATGCGCTCAGCTCGGGTTATTACGATGCGTACTACCTGAAGGCGCAGAAAGTGCGCACCTTGATCAAACGCGATTTCGATCAAGTGTTCGAAAACTACGATCTGATCCTCTCGCCGACCGCGCCGACGACGGCGTTTAAGCTCGGCGAACAGGTGGACGATCCGCTGACGATGTATTTGAACGACATCTTGACCATTCCGGTCAATCTGGCCGGCATTCCGGCGATCAGCATCCCTTGCGGCTTGGCTTCGAACGGCCTTCCGATCGGGCTCCAGCTTATGGGCCGGGCGTTTGACGAATCGACCGTGCTGCGGGCCGCGCACGCGTTCGAGCAGCATACGGATCATCACAAGCTGCGGCCGCAGCTCTGA
- the gatC gene encoding Asp-tRNA(Asn)/Glu-tRNA(Gln) amidotransferase subunit GatC yields the protein MSISVQDVEHVAKLARLKLSDQEKEQFTVQLNAILKYAEKLNELDTEGVPPTSHVIPIANVMREDVVRESLPLDKVMRNAPEEEDGQFKVPAVLE from the coding sequence GTGAGTATATCGGTGCAAGACGTCGAACACGTGGCCAAGCTGGCGCGGCTGAAGTTGAGCGACCAGGAGAAAGAGCAATTCACCGTGCAGTTGAACGCCATTCTGAAGTACGCGGAAAAGCTGAACGAGCTGGATACGGAAGGCGTGCCGCCGACCAGCCACGTCATCCCGATCGCGAACGTCATGCGGGAGGACGTGGTGCGCGAGTCGCTGCCGCTGGACAAAGTGATGCGCAACGCGCCGGAAGAGGAAGACGGCCAGTTCAAGGTTCCGGCCGTATTGGAATAA